In Fibrobacter sp. UWB10, a single window of DNA contains:
- a CDS encoding PAS domain-containing protein, with product MMTENSIELAYFEVNQHGRLLSGNRRFCRMFGFEPSELQWHYVTDLYRYASDWNAFRNDTVSASFNMRMRNRRGRSFDCCITREIIQNADGEIIFRNTVHKVGEGKAANVATTPLSVVFLAKCADCGAQIRVTSVAETRLRMLCNHCAAKAFPETFYAKSAQM from the coding sequence ATGATGACAGAGAACTCTATCGAATTGGCCTACTTTGAGGTCAACCAACATGGCCGTCTGCTCAGCGGAAACAGACGATTCTGCCGCATGTTCGGTTTCGAGCCATCGGAACTGCAGTGGCATTACGTCACGGACCTGTACCGCTACGCAAGCGACTGGAACGCATTCCGGAATGACACCGTGAGCGCTAGCTTCAACATGCGCATGCGTAACCGCCGTGGACGCAGTTTTGATTGCTGCATCACGCGCGAAATCATCCAGAATGCCGATGGCGAAATCATATTCCGCAATACGGTACACAAGGTGGGCGAGGGCAAGGCTGCCAACGTGGCGACCACTCCGCTTTCCGTGGTGTTCCTGGCAAAGTGCGCCGACTGCGGTGCGCAGATCCGCGTGACATCTGTAGCCGAAACCAGGCTTCGCATGTTGTGCAATCATTGCGCCGCCAAGGCGTTCCCCGAAACATTCTATGCTAAAAGTGCTCAGATGTAA